One window of Equus asinus isolate D_3611 breed Donkey chromosome 7, EquAss-T2T_v2, whole genome shotgun sequence genomic DNA carries:
- the PAPLN gene encoding papilin isoform X1, whose protein sequence is MRLLLFVPLLLAPAPGSSAPQLRQQSDTWGLWGNWSPCSRTCGGGVSFRERPCYSQRGDGGSSCVGPARNHRSCRTESCPEGARDFRAEQCAEFDGREFQGRRYRWLPYYRAPNKCELNCIPEGESFYYKHKEAVVDGTPCEPGKRDVCVEGSCRVVGCDYNLDSSKQEDKCLQCGGDGTTCYPVTGTFEANDLSRGYNQILIVPMGATSVLIEEAAASRNFLAVKNIRGQYYLNGHWTVEGARVLPVASTFLHYERGAEGDLAPERLHTRGPTSEPLVIELISQEPNPGVRYEYHLPWGAPRPGFSWSHGSWSDCSAECDGGHQSRLVFCTFDNEAYPDHMCQHQLRPADRRPCSPHPCPQTKRWKTGPWAPCSASCGGGSQSRSVYCVSSSGAGVQEAAEEAECAGLPGKPPAMQACNLQRCAAWSAGPWGECSVSCGAGVRRRSVTCQGDEGSLLHATACSLEDQPPLTEPCLHDNCPPINDQAWHVGAWGLCSKSCSSGMRRRQVLCTKGPPGYCRSLQLSKPVDVEPCNTQPCHLPPEVPSTQDMHSSPRDPWMSLGPWEAPTLESRNQWWAPQERPSAQGNPRRDPDPHLPALGLAPSLQPSPHQQPLQSGLGPRDCRHSPYGCCPDGHTASLGPEWQGCPGASCQQSRYGCCPDGMSVAEGPHQAGCARSYGGDARNRLGSRAVASTVPKAHWPQAQQNEPSECRGSQFGCCYDNVASAAGPLGEGCVGQPSYAYPVRCLLPSAHGSCTDWAAHWYFIASVGQCNRFWYGGCHGNANNFASEEECMSSCRRPQLGPHRPEPGASGQSTHRDGGGSSPGGQQEANQHRMEATVQRKPFPSGGRRWQDRQPGQEEAHHTQAFGERPWGQELGPSAPRQGGDAGRPAPPSQSSSYRITLAGSELSPVQVALGQLVRLFCPDDPSLDSQAWWQKDGGPISSDRHKLQPDGSLVISPLRAEDAGTYSCGGTRPGADSQKIQLQITGGDMAVLSEAELRHFPQTRDPAQGRSPQDSSLGGDAEGLGATSSSHPWPTTRLRLDRNQPGVVDAHPGQQIRLICRAEGFPPPAIEWQRDGQPLSSPRHQLQPDGSLVIRHVAVEDGGFYACVAFNGQDRDQRWVQLRVLGELTITGLPSTVTVPEGDTARLLCVVPGENVNIRWSRNGLPVWADGHRVHQSPDGTLLIHNLRARDEGSYTCSAYRGSQAVSRSTEVKVVPPALAAQPRDPSRECIDQPELANCDLILQAQLCGNEYYSSFCCASCSRFQPHAQPIWQQG, encoded by the exons GCTCCCCAGCTGAGGCAGCAGAGCGACACCTGGGGTCTCTGGGGCAACTGGAGCCCCTGCAGCCGGACCTGCGGAGGGGGCGTCAGCTTCCGGGAGCGCCCCTGCTACTCTCAGAG GGGAGATGGGGGCTCCAGCTGCGTGGGCCCGGCCCGGAACCACCGCTCTTGCCGCACCGAG AGCTGCCCCGAGGGCGCCCGGGACTTCCGGGCCGAGCAGTGCGCGGAGTTCGACGGCCGCGAGTTCCAGGGCCGGCGGTACAGGTGGCTGCCCTACTATCGGG ccccaaACAAGTGTGAACTGAACTGCATTCCCGAGGGGGAGAGCTTCTACTACAAACACAAGGAGGCCGTGGTAGACGGGACGCCCTGTGAGCCGGGCAAACGGGACGTCTGTGTGGAGGGCAGCTGCCGG GTTGTTGGCTGTGACTACAACCTAGACTCGTCCAAGCAGGAGGACAAGTGTCTGCAGTGTGGGGGTGACGGCACGACCTGCTACCCTGTCACAGGCACCTTTGAGGCCAATGACCTCAGCAGAG GCTACAACCAGATCCTCATAGTTCCCATGGGGGCCACCAGTGTCCTCATTGAGGAGGCAGCTGCCAGCAGGAATTTCCTGG CGGTGAAGAACATCCGTGGACAGTACTACCTCAACGGGCACTGGACGGTCGAAGGTGCACGGGTCCTGCCAGTGGCCAGCACCTTCCTGCACTACGAGCGCGGCGCCGAGGGGGACCTGGCGCCTGAGCGGCTGCACACGCGCGGTCCCACCTCAGAGCCCCTGGTCATTGAG CTCATCAGCCAAGAGCCCAACCCTGGTGTGCGCTACGAGTACCACCTGCCCTGGGGCGCCCCCCGGCCCGGCTTCAGCTGGAGCCACGGCTCCTGGAGCGACTGCAGCGCTGAGTGTGACGGAG GTCACCAGTCCCGCCTGGTCTTCTGCACCTTCGACAACGAGGCCTACCCTGACCACATGTGCCAGCACCAGCTGCGGCCGGCTGACCGCCGCCCCTGCAGCCCTCACCCTTGCCCGCAGACCAAGCG CTGGAAGACGGGGCCCTGGGCGCCCTGCTCAGCCTCTTGCGGAGGTGGCTCCCAGTCCCGTTCTGTCTACTGTGTCTCGTCCAGTGGGGCCGGTGTCCAGGAGGCTGCCGAGGAGGCTGAGTGCGCAGGCCTGCCTGGGAAGCCCCCTGCCATGCAGGCTTGCAATCTGCAGCGCTGTGCAGCCTGGAGTGCGGGGCCCTGGGGAGAG TGCTCTGTCAGCTGCGGTGCAGGGGTCCGGAGGCGGAGCGTCACTTGCCAGGGTGACGAGGGGTCTCTGCTCCATGCCACAGCGTGCTCCTTGGAGGACCAGCCCCCACTCACTGAGCCCTGTTTACATGACAACTGTCCCCCCATCAATGACCAGGCCTGGCACGTAGGCGCCTGGGGTCTC TGCTCCAAGAGTTGCAGCTCGGGCATGCGGAGGCGCCAAGTCCTCTGTACCAAGGGGCCGCCTGGCTACTGCAGGAGCCTGCAGCTGTCCAAGCCTGTGGACGTGGAGCCCTGCAACACGCAGCCCTGTCATCTTCCTCCGG AAGTCCCCAGCACGCAGGACATGCACAGCAGCCCCAGGGACCCCTGGATGTCTTTGGGCCCTTGGGAGGCCCCCACCTTAG AATCGAGAAACCAGTGGTGGGCACCCCAGGAGCGACCCTCAGCCCAGGGTAACCCCAGAAGAGATCCagacccccacctcccagccctgggcttaGCCCCCTCCCTGCAGCCATCCCCACACCAGCAGCCCCTGCAGTCTGGCCTGGGGCCTCGTGATTGCAGACACAGCCCCTACGGGTGCTGCCCTGATGGCCACACTGCATCTCTTGGGCCAGAGTGGCAAGGCTGCCCTGGGGCCTCTTGTCAGCAGAGCAG GTACGGGTGCTGCCCTGACGGGATGTCTGTGGCTGAGGGGCCCCATCAGGCTGGCTGTGCAAGGTCTTACGGCGGTGATGCCAGGAACAGGCTGGGGTCAAGAGCAGTGGCTTCCACA GTCCCCAAGGCCCACTGGCCCCAGGCCCAGCAGAATGAGCCTAGTGAGTGCCGGGGCTCCCAGTTCGGCTGTTGCTATGACAACGTGGCCTCGGCAGCTGGCCCGCTTGGGGAAGGCTGTGTGGGCCAGCCCAGCTATG CATACCCCGTGCGGTGCCTCCTGCCCAGCGCCCATGGTTCCTGCACAGACTGGGCTGCCCACTGGTACTTCATTGCTTCCGTGGGCCAGTGTAACCGCTTCTGGTATGGCGGCTGCCATGGCAATGCCAATAACTTTGCCTCGGAGGAGGAGTGCATGAGCAGCTGCCGGAGGCCCCAGCTTGGGCCTCACCGACCTGAGCCTGGAGCCTCTGGCCAGAGCACCCACAGAGATGGTGGTGGCAGCAGTCCTGGAGGTCAGCAGGAAGCCAACCAGCACAGGATGGAGGCCACAGTCCAGAGAAAGCCCTTTCCTTCTGGTGGCCGCCGGTGGCAAGACAGACAgcctgggcaggaggaggcccACCACACCCAGGCCTTTGGAGAACGACCCTGGGGCCAGGAGCTTGGGCCCAGTGCCCCTAGGCAGGGCGGAGATGCCGGGCGGCCAGCGCCCCCCTCCCAGAGCTCCTCATACAG GATTACCTTGGCAGGCTCGGAGCTCTCCCCGGTGCAGGTGGCCCTGGGGCAGTTGGTACGGCTCTTCTGCCCAGATGACCCCTCCCTGGATTCCCAGGCCTGGTGGCAGAAAGATGGGGGACCCATCTCCTCTGACAG GCACAAGCTGCAGCCTGATGGCTCCCTGGTCATCAGCCCTCTGCGGGCAGAGGATGCTGGCACCTACAGCTGTGGCGGGACCAGGCCAGGCGCTGACTCTCAGAAGATCCAGCTTCAAATCACAG GGGGTGACATGGCTGTGCTGTCTGAGGCTGAGCTGAGGCACTTCCCTCAGACCAGGGACCCAGCCCAGGGCCGCAGTCCTCAGGACTCCAGCCTAGGGGGGGATGCTGAGGGCCTGGGGGCCACTTCCTCCTCACACCCATGGCCCACAACCAG GCTGCGTCTGGACCGGAACCAGCCTGGGGTGGTGGATGCCCATCCAGGCCAGCAGATCCGGTTGATTTGCCGTGCTGAGGGCTTCCCACCCCCAGCCATCGAGTGGCAGAGAGATGGGCAGCCCCTCTCTTCTCCCAG ACACCAGCTGCAACCTGATGGCTCTCTGGTTATCCGCCACGTAGCTGTGGAAGATGGTGGCTTCTATGCCTGTGTTGCTTTCAACGGGCAGGACCGAGACCAGCGATGGGTCCAGCTCAGAGTTCTGG GGGAGCTGACAATCACAGGGCTGCCCTCTACTGTGACAGTGCCGGAGGGTGACACAGCAAGGCTGCTGTGTGTGGTGCCAGGAGAAAATGTGAACATCAGATGGTCCAG GAATGGGCTGCCAGTATGGGCTGATGGCCACCGTGTCCACCAGTCCCCCGATGGCACACTGCTGATCCACAACCTGCGGGCCAGGGATGAGGGCTCCTACACGTGCAGTGCCTACCGTGGAAGCCAGGCAGTCAGCCGCAGTACCGAGGTGAAGGTGGTCCCGCCGG CACTGGCCGCCCAGCCGAGGGACCCTAGCAGGGAGTGCATCGACCAGCCGGAGCTGGCAAACTGTGATTTGATCCTGCAGGCCCAGCTCTGTGGCAATGAATATTACTCCAGCTTCTGCTGTGCCAGCTGTTCCCGTTTCCAGCCTCATGCCCAGCCCATCTGGCAGCAGGGATGA
- the PAPLN gene encoding papilin isoform X3, producing MTSAEEHSSPNSPALPVSYWPFPDPLCAAGHLASSGRSFLWLGWSQSISAPSGYNQILIVPMGATSVLIEEAAASRNFLAVKNIRGQYYLNGHWTVEGARVLPVASTFLHYERGAEGDLAPERLHTRGPTSEPLVIELISQEPNPGVRYEYHLPWGAPRPGFSWSHGSWSDCSAECDGGHQSRLVFCTFDNEAYPDHMCQHQLRPADRRPCSPHPCPQTKRWKTGPWAPCSASCGGGSQSRSVYCVSSSGAGVQEAAEEAECAGLPGKPPAMQACNLQRCAAWSAGPWGECSVSCGAGVRRRSVTCQGDEGSLLHATACSLEDQPPLTEPCLHDNCPPINDQAWHVGAWGLCSKSCSSGMRRRQVLCTKGPPGYCRSLQLSKPVDVEPCNTQPCHLPPEVPSTQDMHSSPRDPWMSLGPWEAPTLESRNQWWAPQERPSAQGNPRRDPDPHLPALGLAPSLQPSPHQQPLQSGLGPRDCRHSPYGCCPDGHTASLGPEWQGCPGASCQQSRYGCCPDGMSVAEGPHQAGCARSYGGDARNRLGSRAVASTVPKAHWPQAQQNEPSECRGSQFGCCYDNVASAAGPLGEGCVGQPSYAYPVRCLLPSAHGSCTDWAAHWYFIASVGQCNRFWYGGCHGNANNFASEEECMSSCRRPQLGPHRPEPGASGQSTHRDGGGSSPGGQQEANQHRMEATVQRKPFPSGGRRWQDRQPGQEEAHHTQAFGERPWGQELGPSAPRQGGDAGRPAPPSQSSSYRITLAGSELSPVQVALGQLVRLFCPDDPSLDSQAWWQKDGGPISSDRHKLQPDGSLVISPLRAEDAGTYSCGGTRPGADSQKIQLQITGGDMAVLSEAELRHFPQTRDPAQGRSPQDSSLGGDAEGLGATSSSHPWPTTRLRLDRNQPGVVDAHPGQQIRLICRAEGFPPPAIEWQRDGQPLSSPRHQLQPDGSLVIRHVAVEDGGFYACVAFNGQDRDQRWVQLRVLGELTITGLPSTVTVPEGDTARLLCVVPGENVNIRWSRNGLPVWADGHRVHQSPDGTLLIHNLRARDEGSYTCSAYRGSQAVSRSTEVKVVPPALAAQPRDPSRECIDQPELANCDLILQAQLCGNEYYSSFCCASCSRFQPHAQPIWQQG from the exons ATGACCTCAGCAGAG GAACACTCTTCCCCAAACAGCCCAGCGCTCCCTGTGTCCTACTGGCCCTTCCCTGACCCCCTCTGTGCTGCCGGGCACTTAGCATCCTCAGGCCGCTCCTTCCTGTGGCTTGGGTGGTCCCAGAGCATCTCTGCCCCCTCAGGCTACAACCAGATCCTCATAGTTCCCATGGGGGCCACCAGTGTCCTCATTGAGGAGGCAGCTGCCAGCAGGAATTTCCTGG CGGTGAAGAACATCCGTGGACAGTACTACCTCAACGGGCACTGGACGGTCGAAGGTGCACGGGTCCTGCCAGTGGCCAGCACCTTCCTGCACTACGAGCGCGGCGCCGAGGGGGACCTGGCGCCTGAGCGGCTGCACACGCGCGGTCCCACCTCAGAGCCCCTGGTCATTGAG CTCATCAGCCAAGAGCCCAACCCTGGTGTGCGCTACGAGTACCACCTGCCCTGGGGCGCCCCCCGGCCCGGCTTCAGCTGGAGCCACGGCTCCTGGAGCGACTGCAGCGCTGAGTGTGACGGAG GTCACCAGTCCCGCCTGGTCTTCTGCACCTTCGACAACGAGGCCTACCCTGACCACATGTGCCAGCACCAGCTGCGGCCGGCTGACCGCCGCCCCTGCAGCCCTCACCCTTGCCCGCAGACCAAGCG CTGGAAGACGGGGCCCTGGGCGCCCTGCTCAGCCTCTTGCGGAGGTGGCTCCCAGTCCCGTTCTGTCTACTGTGTCTCGTCCAGTGGGGCCGGTGTCCAGGAGGCTGCCGAGGAGGCTGAGTGCGCAGGCCTGCCTGGGAAGCCCCCTGCCATGCAGGCTTGCAATCTGCAGCGCTGTGCAGCCTGGAGTGCGGGGCCCTGGGGAGAG TGCTCTGTCAGCTGCGGTGCAGGGGTCCGGAGGCGGAGCGTCACTTGCCAGGGTGACGAGGGGTCTCTGCTCCATGCCACAGCGTGCTCCTTGGAGGACCAGCCCCCACTCACTGAGCCCTGTTTACATGACAACTGTCCCCCCATCAATGACCAGGCCTGGCACGTAGGCGCCTGGGGTCTC TGCTCCAAGAGTTGCAGCTCGGGCATGCGGAGGCGCCAAGTCCTCTGTACCAAGGGGCCGCCTGGCTACTGCAGGAGCCTGCAGCTGTCCAAGCCTGTGGACGTGGAGCCCTGCAACACGCAGCCCTGTCATCTTCCTCCGG AAGTCCCCAGCACGCAGGACATGCACAGCAGCCCCAGGGACCCCTGGATGTCTTTGGGCCCTTGGGAGGCCCCCACCTTAG AATCGAGAAACCAGTGGTGGGCACCCCAGGAGCGACCCTCAGCCCAGGGTAACCCCAGAAGAGATCCagacccccacctcccagccctgggcttaGCCCCCTCCCTGCAGCCATCCCCACACCAGCAGCCCCTGCAGTCTGGCCTGGGGCCTCGTGATTGCAGACACAGCCCCTACGGGTGCTGCCCTGATGGCCACACTGCATCTCTTGGGCCAGAGTGGCAAGGCTGCCCTGGGGCCTCTTGTCAGCAGAGCAG GTACGGGTGCTGCCCTGACGGGATGTCTGTGGCTGAGGGGCCCCATCAGGCTGGCTGTGCAAGGTCTTACGGCGGTGATGCCAGGAACAGGCTGGGGTCAAGAGCAGTGGCTTCCACA GTCCCCAAGGCCCACTGGCCCCAGGCCCAGCAGAATGAGCCTAGTGAGTGCCGGGGCTCCCAGTTCGGCTGTTGCTATGACAACGTGGCCTCGGCAGCTGGCCCGCTTGGGGAAGGCTGTGTGGGCCAGCCCAGCTATG CATACCCCGTGCGGTGCCTCCTGCCCAGCGCCCATGGTTCCTGCACAGACTGGGCTGCCCACTGGTACTTCATTGCTTCCGTGGGCCAGTGTAACCGCTTCTGGTATGGCGGCTGCCATGGCAATGCCAATAACTTTGCCTCGGAGGAGGAGTGCATGAGCAGCTGCCGGAGGCCCCAGCTTGGGCCTCACCGACCTGAGCCTGGAGCCTCTGGCCAGAGCACCCACAGAGATGGTGGTGGCAGCAGTCCTGGAGGTCAGCAGGAAGCCAACCAGCACAGGATGGAGGCCACAGTCCAGAGAAAGCCCTTTCCTTCTGGTGGCCGCCGGTGGCAAGACAGACAgcctgggcaggaggaggcccACCACACCCAGGCCTTTGGAGAACGACCCTGGGGCCAGGAGCTTGGGCCCAGTGCCCCTAGGCAGGGCGGAGATGCCGGGCGGCCAGCGCCCCCCTCCCAGAGCTCCTCATACAG GATTACCTTGGCAGGCTCGGAGCTCTCCCCGGTGCAGGTGGCCCTGGGGCAGTTGGTACGGCTCTTCTGCCCAGATGACCCCTCCCTGGATTCCCAGGCCTGGTGGCAGAAAGATGGGGGACCCATCTCCTCTGACAG GCACAAGCTGCAGCCTGATGGCTCCCTGGTCATCAGCCCTCTGCGGGCAGAGGATGCTGGCACCTACAGCTGTGGCGGGACCAGGCCAGGCGCTGACTCTCAGAAGATCCAGCTTCAAATCACAG GGGGTGACATGGCTGTGCTGTCTGAGGCTGAGCTGAGGCACTTCCCTCAGACCAGGGACCCAGCCCAGGGCCGCAGTCCTCAGGACTCCAGCCTAGGGGGGGATGCTGAGGGCCTGGGGGCCACTTCCTCCTCACACCCATGGCCCACAACCAG GCTGCGTCTGGACCGGAACCAGCCTGGGGTGGTGGATGCCCATCCAGGCCAGCAGATCCGGTTGATTTGCCGTGCTGAGGGCTTCCCACCCCCAGCCATCGAGTGGCAGAGAGATGGGCAGCCCCTCTCTTCTCCCAG ACACCAGCTGCAACCTGATGGCTCTCTGGTTATCCGCCACGTAGCTGTGGAAGATGGTGGCTTCTATGCCTGTGTTGCTTTCAACGGGCAGGACCGAGACCAGCGATGGGTCCAGCTCAGAGTTCTGG GGGAGCTGACAATCACAGGGCTGCCCTCTACTGTGACAGTGCCGGAGGGTGACACAGCAAGGCTGCTGTGTGTGGTGCCAGGAGAAAATGTGAACATCAGATGGTCCAG GAATGGGCTGCCAGTATGGGCTGATGGCCACCGTGTCCACCAGTCCCCCGATGGCACACTGCTGATCCACAACCTGCGGGCCAGGGATGAGGGCTCCTACACGTGCAGTGCCTACCGTGGAAGCCAGGCAGTCAGCCGCAGTACCGAGGTGAAGGTGGTCCCGCCGG CACTGGCCGCCCAGCCGAGGGACCCTAGCAGGGAGTGCATCGACCAGCCGGAGCTGGCAAACTGTGATTTGATCCTGCAGGCCCAGCTCTGTGGCAATGAATATTACTCCAGCTTCTGCTGTGCCAGCTGTTCCCGTTTCCAGCCTCATGCCCAGCCCATCTGGCAGCAGGGATGA
- the PAPLN gene encoding papilin isoform X2, with protein MRLLLFVPLLLAPAPGSSAPQLRQQSDTWGLWGNWSPCSRTCGGGVSFRERPCYSQRGDGGSSCVGPARNHRSCRTESCPEGARDFRAEQCAEFDGREFQGRRYRWLPYYRAPNKCELNCIPEGESFYYKHKEAVVDGTPCEPGKRDVCVEGSCRVVGCDYNLDSSKQEDKCLQCGGDGTTCYPVTGTFEANDLSRGYNQILIVPMGATSVLIEEAAASRNFLAVKNIRGQYYLNGHWTVEGARVLPVASTFLHYERGAEGDLAPERLHTRGPTSEPLVIELISQEPNPGVRYEYHLPWGAPRPGFSWSHGSWSDCSAECDGGHQSRLVFCTFDNEAYPDHMCQHQLRPADRRPCSPHPCPQTKRGAGVQEAAEEAECAGLPGKPPAMQACNLQRCAAWSAGPWGECSVSCGAGVRRRSVTCQGDEGSLLHATACSLEDQPPLTEPCLHDNCPPINDQAWHVGAWGLCSKSCSSGMRRRQVLCTKGPPGYCRSLQLSKPVDVEPCNTQPCHLPPEVPSTQDMHSSPRDPWMSLGPWEAPTLESRNQWWAPQERPSAQGNPRRDPDPHLPALGLAPSLQPSPHQQPLQSGLGPRDCRHSPYGCCPDGHTASLGPEWQGCPGASCQQSRYGCCPDGMSVAEGPHQAGCARSYGGDARNRLGSRAVASTVPKAHWPQAQQNEPSECRGSQFGCCYDNVASAAGPLGEGCVGQPSYAYPVRCLLPSAHGSCTDWAAHWYFIASVGQCNRFWYGGCHGNANNFASEEECMSSCRRPQLGPHRPEPGASGQSTHRDGGGSSPGGQQEANQHRMEATVQRKPFPSGGRRWQDRQPGQEEAHHTQAFGERPWGQELGPSAPRQGGDAGRPAPPSQSSSYRITLAGSELSPVQVALGQLVRLFCPDDPSLDSQAWWQKDGGPISSDRHKLQPDGSLVISPLRAEDAGTYSCGGTRPGADSQKIQLQITGGDMAVLSEAELRHFPQTRDPAQGRSPQDSSLGGDAEGLGATSSSHPWPTTRLRLDRNQPGVVDAHPGQQIRLICRAEGFPPPAIEWQRDGQPLSSPRHQLQPDGSLVIRHVAVEDGGFYACVAFNGQDRDQRWVQLRVLGELTITGLPSTVTVPEGDTARLLCVVPGENVNIRWSRNGLPVWADGHRVHQSPDGTLLIHNLRARDEGSYTCSAYRGSQAVSRSTEVKVVPPALAAQPRDPSRECIDQPELANCDLILQAQLCGNEYYSSFCCASCSRFQPHAQPIWQQG; from the exons GCTCCCCAGCTGAGGCAGCAGAGCGACACCTGGGGTCTCTGGGGCAACTGGAGCCCCTGCAGCCGGACCTGCGGAGGGGGCGTCAGCTTCCGGGAGCGCCCCTGCTACTCTCAGAG GGGAGATGGGGGCTCCAGCTGCGTGGGCCCGGCCCGGAACCACCGCTCTTGCCGCACCGAG AGCTGCCCCGAGGGCGCCCGGGACTTCCGGGCCGAGCAGTGCGCGGAGTTCGACGGCCGCGAGTTCCAGGGCCGGCGGTACAGGTGGCTGCCCTACTATCGGG ccccaaACAAGTGTGAACTGAACTGCATTCCCGAGGGGGAGAGCTTCTACTACAAACACAAGGAGGCCGTGGTAGACGGGACGCCCTGTGAGCCGGGCAAACGGGACGTCTGTGTGGAGGGCAGCTGCCGG GTTGTTGGCTGTGACTACAACCTAGACTCGTCCAAGCAGGAGGACAAGTGTCTGCAGTGTGGGGGTGACGGCACGACCTGCTACCCTGTCACAGGCACCTTTGAGGCCAATGACCTCAGCAGAG GCTACAACCAGATCCTCATAGTTCCCATGGGGGCCACCAGTGTCCTCATTGAGGAGGCAGCTGCCAGCAGGAATTTCCTGG CGGTGAAGAACATCCGTGGACAGTACTACCTCAACGGGCACTGGACGGTCGAAGGTGCACGGGTCCTGCCAGTGGCCAGCACCTTCCTGCACTACGAGCGCGGCGCCGAGGGGGACCTGGCGCCTGAGCGGCTGCACACGCGCGGTCCCACCTCAGAGCCCCTGGTCATTGAG CTCATCAGCCAAGAGCCCAACCCTGGTGTGCGCTACGAGTACCACCTGCCCTGGGGCGCCCCCCGGCCCGGCTTCAGCTGGAGCCACGGCTCCTGGAGCGACTGCAGCGCTGAGTGTGACGGAG GTCACCAGTCCCGCCTGGTCTTCTGCACCTTCGACAACGAGGCCTACCCTGACCACATGTGCCAGCACCAGCTGCGGCCGGCTGACCGCCGCCCCTGCAGCCCTCACCCTTGCCCGCAGACCAAGCG TGGGGCCGGTGTCCAGGAGGCTGCCGAGGAGGCTGAGTGCGCAGGCCTGCCTGGGAAGCCCCCTGCCATGCAGGCTTGCAATCTGCAGCGCTGTGCAGCCTGGAGTGCGGGGCCCTGGGGAGAG TGCTCTGTCAGCTGCGGTGCAGGGGTCCGGAGGCGGAGCGTCACTTGCCAGGGTGACGAGGGGTCTCTGCTCCATGCCACAGCGTGCTCCTTGGAGGACCAGCCCCCACTCACTGAGCCCTGTTTACATGACAACTGTCCCCCCATCAATGACCAGGCCTGGCACGTAGGCGCCTGGGGTCTC TGCTCCAAGAGTTGCAGCTCGGGCATGCGGAGGCGCCAAGTCCTCTGTACCAAGGGGCCGCCTGGCTACTGCAGGAGCCTGCAGCTGTCCAAGCCTGTGGACGTGGAGCCCTGCAACACGCAGCCCTGTCATCTTCCTCCGG AAGTCCCCAGCACGCAGGACATGCACAGCAGCCCCAGGGACCCCTGGATGTCTTTGGGCCCTTGGGAGGCCCCCACCTTAG AATCGAGAAACCAGTGGTGGGCACCCCAGGAGCGACCCTCAGCCCAGGGTAACCCCAGAAGAGATCCagacccccacctcccagccctgggcttaGCCCCCTCCCTGCAGCCATCCCCACACCAGCAGCCCCTGCAGTCTGGCCTGGGGCCTCGTGATTGCAGACACAGCCCCTACGGGTGCTGCCCTGATGGCCACACTGCATCTCTTGGGCCAGAGTGGCAAGGCTGCCCTGGGGCCTCTTGTCAGCAGAGCAG GTACGGGTGCTGCCCTGACGGGATGTCTGTGGCTGAGGGGCCCCATCAGGCTGGCTGTGCAAGGTCTTACGGCGGTGATGCCAGGAACAGGCTGGGGTCAAGAGCAGTGGCTTCCACA GTCCCCAAGGCCCACTGGCCCCAGGCCCAGCAGAATGAGCCTAGTGAGTGCCGGGGCTCCCAGTTCGGCTGTTGCTATGACAACGTGGCCTCGGCAGCTGGCCCGCTTGGGGAAGGCTGTGTGGGCCAGCCCAGCTATG CATACCCCGTGCGGTGCCTCCTGCCCAGCGCCCATGGTTCCTGCACAGACTGGGCTGCCCACTGGTACTTCATTGCTTCCGTGGGCCAGTGTAACCGCTTCTGGTATGGCGGCTGCCATGGCAATGCCAATAACTTTGCCTCGGAGGAGGAGTGCATGAGCAGCTGCCGGAGGCCCCAGCTTGGGCCTCACCGACCTGAGCCTGGAGCCTCTGGCCAGAGCACCCACAGAGATGGTGGTGGCAGCAGTCCTGGAGGTCAGCAGGAAGCCAACCAGCACAGGATGGAGGCCACAGTCCAGAGAAAGCCCTTTCCTTCTGGTGGCCGCCGGTGGCAAGACAGACAgcctgggcaggaggaggcccACCACACCCAGGCCTTTGGAGAACGACCCTGGGGCCAGGAGCTTGGGCCCAGTGCCCCTAGGCAGGGCGGAGATGCCGGGCGGCCAGCGCCCCCCTCCCAGAGCTCCTCATACAG GATTACCTTGGCAGGCTCGGAGCTCTCCCCGGTGCAGGTGGCCCTGGGGCAGTTGGTACGGCTCTTCTGCCCAGATGACCCCTCCCTGGATTCCCAGGCCTGGTGGCAGAAAGATGGGGGACCCATCTCCTCTGACAG GCACAAGCTGCAGCCTGATGGCTCCCTGGTCATCAGCCCTCTGCGGGCAGAGGATGCTGGCACCTACAGCTGTGGCGGGACCAGGCCAGGCGCTGACTCTCAGAAGATCCAGCTTCAAATCACAG GGGGTGACATGGCTGTGCTGTCTGAGGCTGAGCTGAGGCACTTCCCTCAGACCAGGGACCCAGCCCAGGGCCGCAGTCCTCAGGACTCCAGCCTAGGGGGGGATGCTGAGGGCCTGGGGGCCACTTCCTCCTCACACCCATGGCCCACAACCAG GCTGCGTCTGGACCGGAACCAGCCTGGGGTGGTGGATGCCCATCCAGGCCAGCAGATCCGGTTGATTTGCCGTGCTGAGGGCTTCCCACCCCCAGCCATCGAGTGGCAGAGAGATGGGCAGCCCCTCTCTTCTCCCAG ACACCAGCTGCAACCTGATGGCTCTCTGGTTATCCGCCACGTAGCTGTGGAAGATGGTGGCTTCTATGCCTGTGTTGCTTTCAACGGGCAGGACCGAGACCAGCGATGGGTCCAGCTCAGAGTTCTGG GGGAGCTGACAATCACAGGGCTGCCCTCTACTGTGACAGTGCCGGAGGGTGACACAGCAAGGCTGCTGTGTGTGGTGCCAGGAGAAAATGTGAACATCAGATGGTCCAG GAATGGGCTGCCAGTATGGGCTGATGGCCACCGTGTCCACCAGTCCCCCGATGGCACACTGCTGATCCACAACCTGCGGGCCAGGGATGAGGGCTCCTACACGTGCAGTGCCTACCGTGGAAGCCAGGCAGTCAGCCGCAGTACCGAGGTGAAGGTGGTCCCGCCGG CACTGGCCGCCCAGCCGAGGGACCCTAGCAGGGAGTGCATCGACCAGCCGGAGCTGGCAAACTGTGATTTGATCCTGCAGGCCCAGCTCTGTGGCAATGAATATTACTCCAGCTTCTGCTGTGCCAGCTGTTCCCGTTTCCAGCCTCATGCCCAGCCCATCTGGCAGCAGGGATGA